One Aphidius gifuensis isolate YNYX2018 linkage group LG5, ASM1490517v1, whole genome shotgun sequence genomic region harbors:
- the LOC122857974 gene encoding BAG domain-containing protein Samui isoform X1 has translation MSFYFREKPRFGDDKNREKTDDELFEDLKQRFDNKKTFFDRSKKLRDTFDRHASGFSRGFPFDDEGFGRRSDIRSHLDDLAARHPEFADHLLGPAWGDAPFTGSLRNRRRGSSNNTNNNNHQHHHQSNNQDEDTRSQASGSSATSAASGASGVSSHGEPEQLYQQQQEQQEPTTSSTTTTNNNNKIPQYGLRNTVDIGQHRHNIMNQDKDNRGQRSMSAPPENRQGTDEQQIPNQNIQNNPRFVSRVDITPQINPLTGEKINQSPPQQQQQQQQQPSSQQQPSSSSSQQQPSNVRHIPIFVEGRDTPVVPKNIDEPIYHRPHQPSPPPRFHRDTTQYDIPPEFHSPPHFQRPSHFNQHYVNKHNPWSGFQDQFSRDTFDHPGLRKTTQQTNSSAAPTTTTPSSAAYRQNKFNNNNNNNINDNFNKTKKQSHHDDVDNATVTEPPVRKQTVPIDALEKVSLVQNEVDSLTEQVKLWNGNTRKDKQYIYLDEMLTRELIKLDDIDTEGKENVRQARKNAIKSIQDSISLLESKAPIGDQINNNKIIEQQQPMDIQAPEVEKVQVDNNVEKMEIEKKSENEDIANKAIPLPPGPASLSPVQSTSDNQINLQNKNDDKIIVDPNVAIPLEAAPVAPEIKMDVQSNEVTQNNDNKVNEKNKNNDDDKKTLKKMKKIKKQTPISSEPIPLPAPEIHQTLK, from the exons atgtcattttattttcgtgAAAAACCGCGTTTTGGCGATGATAAAAATCGTGAAAAAAcagatgatgaattatttgaagaTCTCAAACAacgttttgataataaaaaaacattttttgatCGTTCTAAAAAATTGAGGGATACATTTGATCGTCATGCCAGTGGTTTTTCACGT GGTTTTCCATTTGATGACGAAGGTTTTGGACGACGAAGTGATATAAGAAGCCACTTGGACGATTTAGCAGCAAGACATCCAGAATTTGCTGATCATTTATTGGGTCCAGCTTGGGGTGATGCACCATTTACTGGTAGTCTAAGAAATCGTCGTCGTGGTTCATCAAACAATactaataacaataatcatcaacatcatcatcaatcaaataatcaaGACGAGGATACACGTAGTCAAGCAAGTGGTAGCAGTGCAACAAGTGCAGCAAGTGGTGCCAGTGGTGTATCATCACACGGTGAACCAGAACaattatatcaacaacaacaagaacaacaagaaccaacaacatcatcaacaacaacaacaaataataataataaaattccacAATACGGTTTACGTAATACAGTTGATATTGGACAACATCGTCATAATATTATGAATCAAGATAAAGATAATCGTGGTCAACGTTCAATGTCAGCACCACCAGAAAATCGTCAAGGTACTGATGAACAACAAATACCAAatcaaaatatacaaaataatccaCGTTTTGTATCACGTGTTGATATAACACCACAAATTAATCCATTAACtggtgaaaaaattaatcaatcaccaccacaacaacaacaacaacaacagcaacaaccatcttcacaacaacaaccatcatcatcatcatcacaacaacaaccaTCAAATGTAAGACATATACCAATATTTGTTGAAGGACGTGATACACCAGTTGtaccaaaaaatattgatgaaccAATTTATCATCGTCCACATCagccatcaccaccaccaagaTTTCATCGTGATACTACACAATATGATATACCACCAGAATTTCATTCACCGCCACATTTTCAAAGACCATCACATTTTAATCAACATTATGTGAATAAACATAATCCATGGTCTGGTTTTCAAGATCAATTTTCAAGAGATACATTTGATCATCCTGGTTTACGTAAAACAACACAACAAACAAATTCTTCAGcagcaccaacaacaacaacaccatcatCAGCTGCTTatcgacaaaataaatttaataataataacaataataatattaatgataattttaataaaacaaaaaaacaatcacatcatgatgatgttgataatgcaACTGTAACAGAGCCACCAGTGCGTAAACAAACAGTACCAATTGATGCACTTGAAAAAGTATCATTGGTACAAAATGAAGTTGATTCATTGACTGAGCAAGTTAAATTATGGAATGGTAATACAAGAAAAGATAAACAGTATATTTATCTTGATGAAATGTTAACACGTGAATTAATAAAGTTAGATGATATTGATACTGAAGGAAAAGAAAATGTTAGACAAGCTAGaaaaaatgcaattaaaaGTATACAAGATTCAATTAGTTTACTTGAATCAAAAGCACCAATTGgtgatcaaataaataataataaaattattgaacaacAACAGCCAATGGATATTCAAGCTCCTGAAGTTGAAAAAGTACAAGTTGATAATAATGtagaaaaaatggaaattgaaaaaaagtctGAAAATGAAGATATTGCTAATAAGGCAATTCCATTACCACCAGGACCTGCAAGTTTATCACCAGTACAATCAACATctgataatcaaattaatttacaaaataaaaatgatgataaaattattgttgatccAAATGTTGCTATTCCATTGGAAGCTGCTCCAGTTGCACCAGAAATCAAAATGGATGTACAATCAAACGAAGTAacacaaaataatgataataaagttaatgaaaaaaataaaaataatgatgatgataaaaaaacattaaaaaaaatgaaaaaaattaaaaaacaaactccAATTTCAAGTGAACCAATTCCATTGCCAGCACCGGAAATACATcagacattaaaataa
- the LOC122857974 gene encoding BAG domain-containing protein Samui isoform X2 has product MDSPVIVDTASKFGRNLDLGFPFDDEGFGRRSDIRSHLDDLAARHPEFADHLLGPAWGDAPFTGSLRNRRRGSSNNTNNNNHQHHHQSNNQDEDTRSQASGSSATSAASGASGVSSHGEPEQLYQQQQEQQEPTTSSTTTTNNNNKIPQYGLRNTVDIGQHRHNIMNQDKDNRGQRSMSAPPENRQGTDEQQIPNQNIQNNPRFVSRVDITPQINPLTGEKINQSPPQQQQQQQQQPSSQQQPSSSSSQQQPSNVRHIPIFVEGRDTPVVPKNIDEPIYHRPHQPSPPPRFHRDTTQYDIPPEFHSPPHFQRPSHFNQHYVNKHNPWSGFQDQFSRDTFDHPGLRKTTQQTNSSAAPTTTTPSSAAYRQNKFNNNNNNNINDNFNKTKKQSHHDDVDNATVTEPPVRKQTVPIDALEKVSLVQNEVDSLTEQVKLWNGNTRKDKQYIYLDEMLTRELIKLDDIDTEGKENVRQARKNAIKSIQDSISLLESKAPIGDQINNNKIIEQQQPMDIQAPEVEKVQVDNNVEKMEIEKKSENEDIANKAIPLPPGPASLSPVQSTSDNQINLQNKNDDKIIVDPNVAIPLEAAPVAPEIKMDVQSNEVTQNNDNKVNEKNKNNDDDKKTLKKMKKIKKQTPISSEPIPLPAPEIHQTLK; this is encoded by the exons atggATTCACCTGTCATTGTGGACACTGCATCTAAATTTGGCAGAAATCTGGACCTT GGTTTTCCATTTGATGACGAAGGTTTTGGACGACGAAGTGATATAAGAAGCCACTTGGACGATTTAGCAGCAAGACATCCAGAATTTGCTGATCATTTATTGGGTCCAGCTTGGGGTGATGCACCATTTACTGGTAGTCTAAGAAATCGTCGTCGTGGTTCATCAAACAATactaataacaataatcatcaacatcatcatcaatcaaataatcaaGACGAGGATACACGTAGTCAAGCAAGTGGTAGCAGTGCAACAAGTGCAGCAAGTGGTGCCAGTGGTGTATCATCACACGGTGAACCAGAACaattatatcaacaacaacaagaacaacaagaaccaacaacatcatcaacaacaacaacaaataataataataaaattccacAATACGGTTTACGTAATACAGTTGATATTGGACAACATCGTCATAATATTATGAATCAAGATAAAGATAATCGTGGTCAACGTTCAATGTCAGCACCACCAGAAAATCGTCAAGGTACTGATGAACAACAAATACCAAatcaaaatatacaaaataatccaCGTTTTGTATCACGTGTTGATATAACACCACAAATTAATCCATTAACtggtgaaaaaattaatcaatcaccaccacaacaacaacaacaacaacagcaacaaccatcttcacaacaacaaccatcatcatcatcatcacaacaacaaccaTCAAATGTAAGACATATACCAATATTTGTTGAAGGACGTGATACACCAGTTGtaccaaaaaatattgatgaaccAATTTATCATCGTCCACATCagccatcaccaccaccaagaTTTCATCGTGATACTACACAATATGATATACCACCAGAATTTCATTCACCGCCACATTTTCAAAGACCATCACATTTTAATCAACATTATGTGAATAAACATAATCCATGGTCTGGTTTTCAAGATCAATTTTCAAGAGATACATTTGATCATCCTGGTTTACGTAAAACAACACAACAAACAAATTCTTCAGcagcaccaacaacaacaacaccatcatCAGCTGCTTatcgacaaaataaatttaataataataacaataataatattaatgataattttaataaaacaaaaaaacaatcacatcatgatgatgttgataatgcaACTGTAACAGAGCCACCAGTGCGTAAACAAACAGTACCAATTGATGCACTTGAAAAAGTATCATTGGTACAAAATGAAGTTGATTCATTGACTGAGCAAGTTAAATTATGGAATGGTAATACAAGAAAAGATAAACAGTATATTTATCTTGATGAAATGTTAACACGTGAATTAATAAAGTTAGATGATATTGATACTGAAGGAAAAGAAAATGTTAGACAAGCTAGaaaaaatgcaattaaaaGTATACAAGATTCAATTAGTTTACTTGAATCAAAAGCACCAATTGgtgatcaaataaataataataaaattattgaacaacAACAGCCAATGGATATTCAAGCTCCTGAAGTTGAAAAAGTACAAGTTGATAATAATGtagaaaaaatggaaattgaaaaaaagtctGAAAATGAAGATATTGCTAATAAGGCAATTCCATTACCACCAGGACCTGCAAGTTTATCACCAGTACAATCAACATctgataatcaaattaatttacaaaataaaaatgatgataaaattattgttgatccAAATGTTGCTATTCCATTGGAAGCTGCTCCAGTTGCACCAGAAATCAAAATGGATGTACAATCAAACGAAGTAacacaaaataatgataataaagttaatgaaaaaaataaaaataatgatgatgataaaaaaacattaaaaaaaatgaaaaaaattaaaaaacaaactccAATTTCAAGTGAACCAATTCCATTGCCAGCACCGGAAATACATcagacattaaaataa